Proteins co-encoded in one Paracrocinitomix mangrovi genomic window:
- a CDS encoding tetratricopeptide repeat protein: MRTIAIMIAFLCIPQTFAQEIKQDTSRCAEFNSYYFLALRDKNYELARYYYPRAYVHCGPTKNIEPGFFINGKVLYSNLLKDIEGNDISQTKNIQDTLIWVYEQKMQLEVDPEWELSYATFLLSIESDQDEKISQLYEKNISILKEKTSVFHLTSYFKHLIKNEYNKSEDKGAAKQKITDKYFDFIEYMLMNQVNDSAEESNYQKGIDYLNKYFPLLYSDEKEISALFESKFEQLSSDENIKLLQIKNAIDVLQQKGAIKSKAYQMYLTKVLEDAPSKEGFYGLGEVEYALGNYKGAIEAYQRAIELDSDQENAGLYNFKLAVSYYKNGQYKAAFYAAKKVDGELKGKALKLCGDCIAATAQSCGDSTFDRNANYWLANDYYKQSKANGEEVRSDQYMSNAPNLQDCHMNNIKEGNSVTLSCWGESTIVRF, from the coding sequence ATGAGAACCATTGCTATTATGATCGCATTTTTGTGCATTCCCCAAACTTTTGCCCAAGAAATAAAACAAGACACCAGTCGTTGCGCAGAATTTAACAGTTATTATTTTTTGGCTTTAAGGGATAAAAACTATGAGCTTGCGCGTTACTATTACCCCCGAGCTTATGTTCATTGCGGGCCAACTAAAAATATTGAGCCCGGCTTTTTTATCAACGGAAAAGTATTGTATTCTAATCTGTTGAAGGATATTGAAGGAAATGATATCAGTCAAACTAAAAATATTCAGGATACTTTGATTTGGGTATATGAGCAAAAAATGCAATTAGAAGTTGACCCTGAATGGGAGCTGTCATACGCCACTTTCTTGCTTTCAATTGAAAGCGATCAAGATGAAAAAATAAGTCAGTTATATGAGAAAAACATCTCCATTTTAAAAGAGAAAACAAGTGTTTTTCACCTCACATCTTACTTCAAACATCTGATAAAAAATGAATACAACAAATCAGAGGACAAAGGAGCTGCTAAACAGAAAATTACAGATAAATATTTTGACTTTATTGAATACATGCTGATGAATCAAGTTAATGATTCTGCTGAAGAATCAAATTATCAAAAGGGAATAGACTATTTAAACAAGTATTTTCCTCTGCTGTACTCAGATGAAAAGGAAATATCAGCATTGTTTGAAAGCAAATTTGAACAACTCAGTTCAGACGAAAACATCAAGCTTTTACAGATCAAAAATGCCATTGATGTCTTGCAACAAAAAGGAGCCATTAAAAGCAAAGCATATCAAATGTACCTGACAAAAGTCCTGGAAGATGCTCCTTCCAAAGAAGGTTTTTATGGACTAGGAGAAGTTGAATATGCTCTAGGTAATTACAAAGGGGCAATTGAGGCGTATCAAAGAGCAATTGAATTAGACTCTGATCAAGAAAATGCCGGTTTGTACAATTTTAAACTAGCCGTTTCCTATTATAAAAATGGTCAATACAAAGCAGCTTTTTATGCCGCAAAAAAAGTGGATGGTGAATTAAAAGGAAAGGCCCTTAAACTTTGCGGTGATTGTATTGCAGCAACTGCTCAAAGTTGTGGTGACTCCACCTTTGATAGAAACGCCAATTACTGGTTGGCCAATGATTATTACAAACAGTCCAAAGCCAATGGTGAAGAGGTGCGCAGTGATCAATATATGAGCAATGCACCAAATCTGCAAGATTGTCACATGAATAATATAAAAGAAGGAAATTCAGTGACATTGTCATGTTGGGGAGAATCAACAATTGTTAGATTTTAA
- the dut gene encoding dUTP diphosphatase — protein MKIEIINKSKHDLPKYETPLSAGVDLRANIDESITLKPLERALVKTGLFMAIPEGYEAQVRPRSGLAFKKGITVLNSPGTIDADYRGEVGVILVNLSNEDFVVEDGERIAQLVVAKCEQAEFVETNELSETERGAGGFGSTGVK, from the coding sequence ATGAAAATAGAGATCATCAACAAATCAAAACACGACTTACCTAAGTACGAAACCCCTTTGTCAGCAGGTGTTGACTTAAGAGCAAACATAGACGAATCAATTACTTTGAAGCCTCTTGAAAGAGCACTTGTAAAAACAGGTCTTTTTATGGCTATCCCTGAAGGATATGAAGCTCAAGTTAGACCAAGAAGTGGTTTGGCCTTTAAAAAAGGAATCACTGTTTTGAATTCACCCGGTACAATAGATGCGGATTACAGAGGAGAAGTGGGAGTGATTTTGGTAAACCTTTCAAATGAAGATTTTGTTGTGGAAGATGGTGAACGCATTGCGCAATTGGTTGTAGCAAAATGTGAACAGGCTGAATTTGTAGAGACAAATGAACTTTCAGAAACAGAAAGAGGTGCTGGTGGATTTGGAAGTACCGGAGTTAAATAG
- a CDS encoding sugar phosphate nucleotidyltransferase produces MKIVVPMAGRGSRLRPHTLTVPKPLIPVGGKPIVHRLVEDIAKTSADKVTEIGFIIGDFGKEVEQELLAVAETLGAKGKIFYQEEALGTAHAVLCAEEMLDGPVVVAFADTLFRADFTMSPDVDGVLWVKQIDDPSAFGVVKLDAEGTITDFVEKPKEFVSDLAMIGIYYFKEAEKLRTELKYLIDNNIIKGGEYQLPDALRRLTEKGTKFKPGEVNEWLDCGNKAVTVFTNQRVLEFDKDKQLVSDKATINNSVIIPPCYIGDGAVIKNSVIGPHVSVGAATKISGSVIVNSIIQKEAEITNANIKDSMIGNKAAVLKQASDISIGDFTTID; encoded by the coding sequence ATGAAGATTGTAGTACCAATGGCGGGTAGAGGAAGTAGGTTAAGACCTCATACGTTAACAGTTCCAAAACCATTGATTCCGGTGGGTGGTAAGCCAATTGTTCACAGATTAGTGGAAGACATTGCCAAAACGTCTGCAGACAAGGTTACTGAAATTGGGTTTATTATCGGTGATTTTGGAAAAGAAGTAGAGCAAGAACTTTTAGCAGTTGCTGAAACCTTAGGCGCTAAGGGAAAAATCTTTTATCAAGAAGAGGCTTTGGGCACTGCTCATGCAGTTTTATGTGCTGAGGAAATGTTGGATGGTCCTGTTGTGGTGGCTTTTGCAGATACGCTTTTCCGTGCAGATTTTACTATGAGTCCGGATGTGGATGGTGTTTTGTGGGTGAAACAAATAGATGATCCTTCTGCTTTTGGTGTGGTAAAATTAGATGCAGAGGGTACGATTACGGATTTTGTTGAGAAACCAAAAGAGTTTGTTTCTGATTTGGCCATGATTGGTATTTACTATTTCAAAGAAGCCGAAAAATTGAGAACAGAATTAAAATACCTAATCGACAATAATATAATTAAAGGTGGAGAGTACCAATTGCCGGATGCCTTGAGACGATTGACTGAAAAAGGTACTAAGTTTAAACCGGGAGAGGTTAATGAATGGTTGGATTGCGGTAATAAAGCTGTTACAGTATTCACCAATCAAAGAGTATTGGAATTTGACAAAGACAAACAACTGGTTTCAGATAAAGCAACAATAAACAACTCAGTTATTATTCCTCCATGCTATATTGGAGATGGTGCTGTTATTAAAAATTCGGTTATTGGTCCTCATGTTTCAGTAGGTGCTGCAACTAAAATAAGCGGTTCCGTTATTGTCAACAGTATTATCCAAAAAGAAGCTGAAATCACTAATGCCAACATCAAAGATTCAATGATCGGTAACAAGGCTGCAGTATTGAAACAAGCTTCAGATATTAGTATTGGAGATTTTACAACAATAGATTGA
- a CDS encoding tetratricopeptide repeat protein, with protein MKIIRNILFFFVLTFTALSCKNTEETAGPKRPVADPFKTTFHEAIQEKMRGNFDVAAQLFEKCLTYNNESDAVHFALSDVYEQLKDEEKAISHAKQAFEIDKNNKWYSIKLANIYYDKGDYHKAATYFEYAIQEEKNVDVKSRYAECLIYSKQYKKGIAVLDEIEVEMGVSPQLSLTKHDMYLELGDTESAELELKKLIEDNPYDMENRLIIADYFLRTNQSDKAEKVANEALKVSPNNGEIRLILADIAIRKGDLETCFNHLEIGFKEDDVSLSRKVALIGNLQQYAFEDSDEGRQIKSGLDRLYNVIYDENAENDTLFLQYGYYLQFQNKPLDAIKQFEKAVIVNPNSYDTWMQLIYTYYHIEDYKGMLKSAGEAVALFPSQPELFLLGGIAATEVDDYNKAEEWLYYGKELVINDPSLSSEFQHHLGNLSKKQKDYEQANIYYAKAKKLDEFNGNVYFSQAMCYVEEGKDDLAIKEAETAIQLAPTNPFFYDLKGLVYFKLEKYDQARKSFENALVYDAINAKILEHLGDTYYMLGEQEKAVEYWQKSMDNGGYNALLIKKLNDKEYYEQ; from the coding sequence TTGAAAATAATTAGAAACATATTATTCTTTTTTGTTTTGACTTTCACTGCATTGTCTTGCAAAAATACTGAAGAAACTGCAGGTCCAAAACGTCCTGTTGCAGATCCTTTTAAAACTACTTTTCATGAAGCCATACAGGAAAAGATGAGAGGTAATTTTGACGTGGCTGCCCAATTATTTGAAAAGTGTTTGACATACAACAATGAAAGTGATGCTGTGCATTTTGCCTTGTCAGATGTTTATGAGCAATTGAAAGATGAGGAAAAAGCTATTTCTCATGCTAAACAGGCTTTTGAAATTGACAAAAACAACAAATGGTATTCTATCAAATTAGCTAATATTTACTATGATAAAGGAGATTACCACAAAGCAGCAACTTATTTTGAATATGCTATTCAAGAAGAGAAAAACGTTGATGTAAAGTCAAGGTATGCCGAGTGTTTAATTTATTCAAAACAGTACAAAAAAGGTATTGCTGTTTTAGATGAAATAGAGGTTGAAATGGGTGTTTCTCCTCAACTAAGCTTAACAAAACACGATATGTATCTTGAATTAGGGGATACAGAGAGTGCAGAATTGGAGCTGAAAAAGTTAATTGAAGATAATCCATACGACATGGAGAATCGCTTAATTATTGCCGATTATTTTTTGAGAACGAATCAATCTGACAAAGCAGAAAAAGTGGCTAACGAAGCTTTAAAAGTTAGCCCAAATAATGGAGAAATAAGATTGATTTTGGCTGATATAGCAATTAGAAAAGGGGATTTAGAAACTTGTTTTAATCACCTTGAAATAGGCTTTAAAGAAGATGATGTTTCTTTGAGCAGAAAAGTAGCACTAATAGGAAATCTTCAGCAGTATGCATTTGAAGATTCAGATGAAGGAAGGCAAATTAAATCAGGTTTAGACAGATTGTACAATGTGATTTATGATGAGAATGCGGAGAATGACACTTTGTTTCTGCAATATGGTTATTATCTACAATTTCAAAACAAACCTTTAGATGCCATCAAACAATTTGAAAAGGCAGTTATAGTTAATCCAAATAGCTATGATACATGGATGCAATTGATTTACACCTATTATCATATTGAGGATTATAAAGGCATGTTAAAAAGTGCTGGAGAGGCTGTTGCTTTGTTTCCGTCGCAACCTGAGCTGTTTTTGTTAGGCGGTATAGCAGCTACAGAAGTGGATGATTATAACAAGGCCGAAGAATGGCTTTATTATGGAAAAGAGTTGGTGATAAATGATCCGTCTTTGAGTTCAGAATTTCAGCATCATTTAGGAAATTTAAGCAAGAAGCAAAAAGATTACGAACAGGCCAATATTTATTATGCCAAGGCCAAAAAGTTAGACGAGTTTAATGGCAACGTTTACTTTTCTCAAGCCATGTGCTATGTTGAGGAAGGAAAGGATGATTTGGCAATTAAGGAAGCTGAAACAGCTATTCAGTTAGCACCGACAAATCCATTTTTTTATGATCTAAAAGGACTTGTTTACTTCAAGTTAGAGAAATATGATCAAGCCAGAAAATCATTTGAAAACGCATTGGTGTATGATGCTATTAATGCAAAAATTTTAGAGCACTTAGGAGATACTTATTATATGCTAGGTGAACAAGAAAAAGCAGTTGAATATTGGCAAAAATCAATGGATAATGGAGGTTATAATGCTTTACTTATCAAAAAACTGAATGACAAAGAATATTATGAGCAATAA
- a CDS encoding DUF4292 domain-containing protein, translated as MTKNIMSNKWKTYLVIFIGITCIKASCKNNTVGGTPDCPKTDFETLETALRKTVHDKFKFFYSKVDVEVKDSKGSNSFGATLKMRADSAFSGTVKVAGIIGAGYLVDQDTFAFKNRPKKCYKKESYTMLSEMFGTEVNYTFMQQLVLGEALGLEKVQQLYPLKSDTHFMLGSHDKKTFDRLANYNLKDEEMNDIFIRYSLRCDNHQLAKIEIDVPKDSVYILVDFKERQEVEQLIFPKETFVKIVSPQDSVFINLEYDKCELNEEMKINLSIPDSYSECE; from the coding sequence ATGACAAAGAATATTATGAGCAATAAATGGAAGACATACCTTGTGATTTTTATAGGAATTACTTGCATCAAAGCATCCTGTAAAAACAATACAGTAGGAGGAACTCCTGATTGCCCTAAAACAGACTTTGAAACACTTGAAACTGCCTTGAGGAAAACAGTGCACGATAAGTTTAAATTTTTTTACTCAAAGGTTGATGTTGAGGTAAAAGACAGCAAAGGTTCAAATTCATTTGGCGCAACTTTAAAGATGAGAGCAGATTCGGCTTTTTCAGGTACTGTAAAAGTAGCCGGAATAATTGGAGCGGGATATTTGGTAGATCAGGATACTTTCGCCTTTAAAAATCGCCCTAAAAAATGCTACAAAAAAGAGAGCTATACAATGCTATCAGAGATGTTTGGAACAGAAGTGAATTACACTTTTATGCAGCAATTAGTTTTGGGTGAAGCGCTAGGTCTGGAAAAAGTACAACAACTATATCCCTTGAAGTCTGATACTCATTTTATGCTTGGTTCGCATGACAAAAAGACTTTTGACAGATTGGCTAATTACAATCTGAAAGATGAGGAAATGAATGACATTTTTATTCGATATTCTTTGAGATGTGATAACCATCAATTAGCCAAAATTGAGATTGATGTACCAAAAGATTCAGTGTATATTTTGGTAGATTTTAAAGAAAGACAAGAAGTAGAACAACTAATATTTCCAAAAGAAACATTTGTAAAAATTGTATCTCCTCAAGATTCGGTATTCATCAATTTAGAGTACGATAAATGTGAGTTGAATGAGGAAATGAAAATCAATTTAAGTATTCCGGATAGCTATAGTGAATGTGAGTAA
- a CDS encoding murein hydrolase activator EnvC family protein — translation MSKNILIFVCLLMVNFGWSQQKESDRLKKDQQELLKKIDFTEKLLQDTKQSQTNISESLNLLDRKIQYRQDLLNNLDIQLSQIDAEIANLQIEIIQLEQQIIKHKEQYKKMIVQAYNMRNDQAALIFILSSESFNQANKRMEYLDQLQKYRKDQIRKITSAKEELEAKLALLETKRNEKKNLASSKVNEQSKYIKDREKQKVTIEELKGKEQQLQDELAEQKRKNKELQNAINAAINKEILAEKKKNNNKPPSMEDTKEIELSNKGFEANKGRLPWPVKKGEVSRGFGRQPHPVYSTVFTNNDGIDISTVKGSTVRSVYEGEVSSIVVIGGAGKAVIIKHGNYRTIYSNLQETYVSSGDKVTAKQEIGALLVNPNGTSVVHFEIRLVSAEGNISIINPTYWLYR, via the coding sequence GTGAGTAAAAACATATTGATTTTTGTTTGTTTGTTGATGGTCAACTTTGGCTGGTCTCAGCAAAAAGAGAGTGACCGTCTTAAAAAAGATCAGCAAGAGTTATTGAAGAAAATTGACTTCACAGAGAAGTTATTGCAGGACACCAAGCAAAGTCAAACTAACATTTCAGAAAGCTTAAATTTATTGGATAGAAAAATTCAGTATCGTCAGGATTTATTGAACAATTTGGATATTCAGTTGAGTCAAATTGATGCTGAAATTGCTAATCTGCAAATTGAAATAATTCAGCTTGAACAGCAAATCATCAAACACAAAGAGCAGTATAAAAAGATGATAGTACAAGCTTACAACATGAGAAATGATCAAGCTGCTTTAATCTTTATTTTAAGTTCTGAATCATTTAATCAAGCTAACAAGAGAATGGAGTATTTGGATCAGTTGCAAAAGTACAGAAAGGACCAAATCCGTAAAATCACAAGTGCAAAGGAAGAATTAGAAGCAAAGTTGGCCTTATTGGAGACTAAAAGAAATGAAAAAAAGAATCTGGCATCATCTAAAGTAAATGAGCAAAGTAAATACATCAAGGACAGGGAGAAACAAAAAGTCACCATTGAAGAATTAAAAGGGAAGGAGCAGCAACTACAAGATGAATTAGCTGAGCAAAAAAGAAAAAACAAAGAATTACAGAATGCGATTAATGCAGCTATCAACAAAGAAATTTTAGCCGAGAAAAAGAAAAATAACAACAAGCCTCCAAGTATGGAGGATACTAAGGAAATTGAACTGAGTAACAAAGGTTTTGAAGCCAACAAAGGGCGATTGCCTTGGCCTGTTAAAAAAGGAGAAGTTTCCAGAGGTTTTGGGCGTCAGCCTCATCCGGTATATTCAACTGTGTTTACCAATAATGACGGGATAGATATTTCAACAGTAAAGGGATCAACAGTAAGATCTGTTTACGAAGGTGAAGTCTCTTCAATTGTTGTAATTGGTGGTGCCGGGAAAGCTGTAATTATAAAGCATGGAAATTACCGAACCATTTACTCTAATTTACAGGAAACCTATGTTTCTTCAGGGGATAAAGTGACAGCCAAGCAAGAAATAGGAGCATTACTTGTAAATCCTAATGGTACTTCTGTTGTACATTTTGAAATTCGACTGGTAAGTGCTGAAGGAAACATCAGCATCATTAATCCAACTTATTGGCTTTATCGTTAA
- a CDS encoding energy transducer TonB translates to MRPELEKFEQIDQYLSGEMSADQAASFEAQMNADPALKSMVHDQQLLIQTVSRKAMMAEINAVAGLSGAASAAGSASWGLTQWIITSLSVLAVGTVGIFTYNYFTEDEVENTIETSEIAYDETENENHDTAEFMAFNLNLETEEERNLEDEDNDLNHVKKLPKTDPNEIPVNDPLNNFSFKKDIKTTDQNPDVNMQDVSDKEIGDRENESGLSKDIFTTQSRKASFPGTAIDRQKWFAENLVYPRTAYDEGIQGTVRITFLVETTGELTITGADCIAIKDEKGKLVERQWRYRKAIKALENRAVMTFRKSPKWLPATNTNGTPQMSEQVWYVNFVLNGQSSVYQLGDESGYLNEFDHFEDAESQPNRQLVFSKK, encoded by the coding sequence ATGAGACCAGAACTAGAAAAATTTGAACAAATTGACCAGTATTTATCGGGTGAAATGAGTGCAGATCAAGCAGCATCATTTGAAGCGCAAATGAATGCAGATCCGGCATTAAAGTCAATGGTTCATGATCAACAATTGTTGATTCAAACAGTAAGCAGAAAAGCCATGATGGCCGAAATTAATGCTGTAGCCGGCTTATCAGGTGCAGCTAGTGCCGCAGGAAGTGCAAGCTGGGGATTAACACAATGGATTATAACTTCTTTATCAGTGTTGGCAGTAGGTACTGTTGGCATTTTTACTTACAACTATTTTACTGAAGATGAGGTTGAAAATACAATTGAAACTAGTGAAATAGCCTATGACGAAACTGAAAATGAAAACCACGATACGGCTGAGTTTATGGCTTTTAATTTAAATCTAGAAACTGAAGAAGAACGTAATTTAGAAGATGAAGACAATGATTTAAACCATGTCAAAAAACTTCCTAAAACAGATCCAAATGAAATTCCGGTTAACGATCCATTGAATAATTTCTCATTTAAAAAAGACATTAAAACAACTGATCAAAACCCTGACGTGAACATGCAAGACGTTTCGGATAAAGAAATTGGAGACAGAGAAAACGAAAGTGGATTATCCAAAGACATCTTTACTACACAAAGCAGAAAAGCTTCGTTTCCAGGAACTGCAATAGACAGACAAAAGTGGTTTGCTGAAAATTTGGTGTATCCAAGAACTGCTTATGATGAAGGAATACAGGGAACTGTACGTATCACTTTTCTTGTAGAAACAACCGGAGAATTAACCATAACTGGTGCAGATTGTATTGCCATCAAAGATGAAAAAGGAAAATTAGTGGAGAGACAATGGAGATATAGAAAAGCCATTAAAGCTTTAGAAAATAGAGCTGTTATGACTTTCAGAAAATCTCCTAAATGGTTGCCGGCAACTAATACAAACGGAACTCCTCAAATGTCTGAGCAAGTATGGTACGTCAACTTTGTATTGAATGGTCAATCAAGCGTATATCAACTGGGTGATGAATCTGGTTACTTAAATGAATTTGATCATTTTGAAGATGCAGAGAGTCAACCTAACAGACAGTTAGTTTTTAGTAAAAAATAG
- a CDS encoding RNA polymerase sigma factor gives MTDEKIIAAIRNGKREAAIKELYKEYPKVRVNILSSGGDEEIAREIFHDSLILLMEKVSKKDFELTSKLSTFLYGINRFLWKNELRKRQRSPELEWKDTLILTADDVGYNEEKEEKIKALNHILNQVTEKCKQIFELFYFKKENMNTIAEKLGFTSVNSAKTQKYKCMEKAIKLAKETQTQNA, from the coding sequence ATGACAGATGAAAAAATAATAGCAGCTATTAGAAATGGTAAGCGAGAAGCGGCTATAAAGGAACTCTATAAAGAGTACCCTAAGGTTCGCGTCAACATACTGTCTAGCGGAGGTGATGAAGAAATTGCAAGAGAAATTTTTCACGACAGTCTGATCCTACTAATGGAAAAGGTGAGCAAGAAAGATTTTGAATTAACGTCAAAACTGAGCACTTTCCTGTATGGAATTAATAGATTCCTATGGAAAAATGAACTCAGAAAAAGACAAAGATCTCCTGAACTGGAATGGAAAGACACTTTAATTCTTACTGCTGATGATGTTGGTTATAATGAAGAGAAAGAAGAAAAAATTAAGGCACTGAATCACATATTAAATCAAGTGACAGAAAAGTGTAAGCAGATATTTGAACTATTTTATTTCAAAAAAGAAAACATGAACACCATTGCAGAAAAACTTGGTTTTACAAGTGTAAACTCAGCTAAAACCCAGAAGTATAAATGCATGGAAAAAGCCATAAAACTTGCCAAAGAAACTCAAACCCAAAACGCATAA
- a CDS encoding tetratricopeptide repeat protein — translation MKVLLSIICLVSFNFLFAQNNKQDQVKEFEQQLENTNSDTTKIRLLTQIGNHGKSFDIEKAQNATEKALMIAQSITDRFYISMALNTHSNILTYQGQYAEAMEYTERALDVLQADTVKLENNNKKTNKQLGKIYNQHGMVHDFNSEFPKAIKYYLKAQEIFKYIEDLDGLGVTYNNLGITYLYTSNFEDSEECFKNSYDLYLTMQDTTTAYQARMNLGIVAYYKQDYEKAIQMYKESLEVMRRIGNLRSAGHCITNIGETYAIIGEYDSALAYSAQGVQVDIELNDKEGLGTDYRMRGKIYSEMGQYDSARYYSLEGLEIAKEINRKVDIISALVRLTEIEKQDRKFEQALKYHEEYLVYHDSLQKENNNKEIGKVEAEHEFNKQLAIEKAENTQRLKTEEEKRKRQSVILYFSFGILAVISFFVYMLIKSLNQTKKQKELVQEAKIEIEQKNTELLDSIKYAQRIQEALLRDDDQHAHLPQHFILFKPKDIVSGDFFWSYVNHNHWYIAVADCTGHGVPGAMLTMLGTAYLNEICAKEEDASPGFILDQLKAKITTELSQKGLQGESKDGMDISLIRIDLNTKKAIWAGANNPLYYIKSESIEEIKANKQPIGYSDQVTAFDDHNIQFQEGDMVYLFSDGYADQFGGDKGKKFKYSNFKQLLINLHKESLDVQKQQLDDTIENWRGSIEQLDDICIIGIKI, via the coding sequence ATGAAGGTGTTATTGTCCATAATTTGCTTAGTAAGCTTTAATTTCTTGTTTGCACAAAACAACAAACAAGATCAGGTAAAAGAGTTTGAGCAGCAATTAGAAAACACAAATTCCGATACCACAAAAATCCGCCTATTAACCCAAATTGGTAATCACGGAAAATCGTTTGATATAGAAAAAGCTCAGAATGCTACCGAAAAAGCATTAATGATAGCTCAAAGCATAACAGATAGATTTTACATATCAATGGCCTTGAATACCCATTCCAACATTCTAACCTATCAGGGTCAATATGCAGAAGCAATGGAGTATACTGAAAGGGCTTTGGATGTGTTACAAGCAGACACTGTGAAACTGGAAAACAACAATAAGAAAACCAACAAACAACTTGGGAAAATATACAACCAACACGGAATGGTTCATGATTTTAACAGTGAATTTCCAAAAGCCATCAAATACTATTTAAAAGCCCAGGAAATATTTAAATACATTGAAGATTTAGATGGATTGGGTGTGACCTATAACAATTTGGGAATAACCTATCTGTACACCTCCAATTTTGAGGATAGCGAAGAATGTTTTAAAAACTCATATGACTTGTATTTAACCATGCAGGATACAACAACTGCCTATCAGGCTCGAATGAATCTGGGAATTGTTGCTTACTACAAACAAGATTATGAGAAAGCCATTCAGATGTACAAAGAGTCTCTTGAGGTGATGCGAAGAATTGGAAATTTACGAAGTGCAGGACATTGTATAACCAATATCGGAGAAACATATGCAATTATTGGAGAATATGATTCAGCACTGGCGTATTCAGCACAAGGTGTGCAAGTTGATATCGAATTGAATGATAAAGAGGGATTAGGTACAGACTACCGAATGAGAGGTAAAATATACTCTGAAATGGGTCAATACGATTCAGCTAGATATTATTCTCTTGAAGGACTAGAAATCGCAAAAGAGATAAACAGAAAAGTTGATATTATCTCAGCTTTAGTAAGGCTAACAGAAATTGAAAAGCAAGATAGAAAGTTTGAACAGGCACTAAAGTATCACGAAGAATATTTGGTCTATCACGATTCCTTACAAAAAGAAAACAACAACAAAGAAATAGGCAAAGTTGAAGCTGAACATGAATTCAATAAGCAATTAGCTATTGAAAAAGCAGAAAACACACAACGATTAAAAACTGAAGAGGAAAAAAGAAAGAGACAAAGTGTGATCTTATATTTTTCATTCGGGATACTAGCTGTGATTTCCTTTTTTGTGTACATGCTTATCAAATCCTTAAATCAAACCAAAAAACAAAAGGAACTGGTACAAGAGGCTAAAATTGAAATTGAACAAAAAAATACCGAGCTACTAGATTCAATCAAATATGCTCAACGCATACAAGAAGCGCTTTTACGAGATGATGATCAACACGCTCACTTACCACAACATTTTATTTTATTTAAACCAAAAGACATAGTTTCAGGAGACTTTTTTTGGAGTTATGTAAATCATAATCACTGGTACATAGCGGTAGCAGATTGTACCGGGCATGGTGTTCCGGGAGCTATGCTAACTATGTTAGGTACTGCATATCTCAATGAAATATGTGCAAAAGAAGAAGATGCATCTCCAGGTTTTATATTAGATCAACTCAAAGCAAAAATAACAACGGAACTCAGTCAAAAAGGACTTCAAGGTGAATCCAAAGACGGAATGGATATCTCACTGATACGAATTGACCTAAATACCAAAAAGGCAATATGGGCAGGCGCCAATAATCCTTTGTACTACATAAAATCTGAATCAATTGAAGAGATTAAAGCCAACAAACAACCTATTGGCTACTCAGATCAGGTAACTGCTTTTGATGACCACAACATTCAATTTCAAGAAGGTGATATGGTTTATCTTTTCTCTGATGGTTATGCGGATCAATTTGGTGGTGACAAAGGCAAAAAGTTCAAATACTCTAACTTCAAGCAATTACTAATCAATCTTCATAAGGAGTCATTGGATGTTCAAAAACAACAATTAGATGACACCATTGAAAACTGGAGAGGAAGTATTGAACAACTAGATGATATTTGTATTATCGGTATTAAGATTTAG